A region of the Chryseobacterium gotjawalense genome:
TTGGCTTTAGCAAAACAGCAGTTCTTTCCAGTATTTGTAACGAGCGGTTTAAAAGATATGGGAAGTGGCCGGCTGATGGGATTCTTAGATGACATCGCTCCTTCACCCGCTGAAAGACCTGCCAGAAAACTGGAAAATGGCGACGAAGTTTCTTATAACTCTGATGATAAAACAACGGTTTTTATTTATAAAACGATTTCTGAACCACAAGTTGGGATGATTTCTTATTTTAAAGTATTAAGTGGCAGATTAAAACCTGGCGATGAATTGGTTAATGCTGAAAATGGCGAAACAGAACGGATTTCGCAATTATTTGTCGCCGAGGGAAAAGACCGGATTCCTGTTGATGAATTGGTAGCGGGCGATTTAGGCGTGACCGTGAAATTAAAATTCGCGCGTTCGAATCATACTTTAAATACAAAAGGGGTAAACCGAAAAGTCCGTCCGATGGAATTTCCGGAAAGCCGGATCAGAAAAGCGATTTATACCGATGCCGCAGCCGATATGGAAAAACTGGTGACGGCTTTGCATAAAATTCAGGAAGAAGATCCAACTTTGAAAGTAGAACAGTCCGCTGAACTGAAACAAACGATTCTTCATGGGCAAGGGCAATTGCATCTCGATTTGGTGAAAGAAAGGCTACAGGATGATTTCGGCGTGAAGATGAATTTTGCAGAACCTAAAATTTCCTATCGGGAAACCATCACCGGAAAAGCAGATGCCGACTATCGCCACAAAAAGCAATCTGGCGGTAACGGTCAGTTTGGTGAAATTCACATGAGAGTTGAAAATTTCTACGACGGAATGGATGAACCAACCGGCTTTAATATCCGACAAAAAGAAATTGAAGATTTACCCTGGGGCGGGAAACTGGCTTTTTATTGGTGTATCGTCGGCGGTACCATCGATAACCGCTATATCGGAGCCATTAAAAAAGGAATTATGCAGCAGATGAACGAAGGTCCGTTGACGGGATCCCGTTCTCAAAACATTCGGGTAATCATTTATGACGGAAAAATGCACAGCGTAGACTCCAATGATATTTCTTTCCAGCTTGCAGCTGCGGGTGCTTTTAAACAGGCGTTTCATCAGGCGAATCCTCAACTTCTGGAACCCATGTATTCCGTAGAAATCCTTTGTCCGGACGAAGATACCGGCGATGTTATGGGAGATTTGCAAACCAGACGCGCCGTTATTTCAGGAATGGATTCGGAAGGTCATTATCAGAAAATATTAGCAGAAGTACCTTTGGCAGAACTTCATGATTACGGTTCTACTTTGCGCTCCATTACCGGAGGAAGAGCGAAATTCACCATGAAATTTTCGGAATACCAATTGGTTCCGCCAAATGTTCAGCAGAATTTAATTAAAAAACATTCACAACTGGAAGAAGCCTAAGGTAAGAACCAATACAAAAGTAAAAAGAGCCAATTGAATTGATGAATAAAATTATTTTTAAAGAAAAACCTCGACGAAAGCCGAGGTTTTTTGCGATATCAGTATTCCGATATTATTTTTTTGAAAGATCAAAAGATACTCCAACATTCATCTGAAACTGGTTGTTCAAATTTTTATATACTTTGTCTTTGTCATTATATTTTGCGAAAGGGAACTGTGCCTCTGCAAAAACGCCAAATCCTTTATCAAAGAATAGTCTCGCTCCAACATGACCGCCGAAGTTTTTCAGACCTAAATTAAGCCCGGGATAAACATCTATATTTTGCGGCAATCCTAAAACGCCGCCAAGATTGGCGTTAAATCTGGCTTTAATGTCGAAGCGGTCGCCAAAAGAAGGTTTGCTAAAACCATCAGCTTCTTTAGCTCCCAATAAATATCCTGCCTGTGCTCCAATCGAGAAACTTTCGCCTAAACCATAATCCAGCGATGTCATCACCCCTGTTCCTCCATCCTGAATATTCATCCCAATTTGGTAACGCGTGTCACCTGCTCCTCTGAACGCATCCGTTTGTGCATTTGCCATTCCGAAAACTGCTGTCAGTACAGCCAAAAACATTTTTTTCATAATTTCTCTGTTAAATTTTAACGGGTGCAAAGGTAAGCTTTTCCGTTTTTATTTATTTCTTTGAAATCCTGTACAGTTTCCCGCTGTCAGTAATGGCATAGAGGTTTCCATCCTGTCCGTTATGCACATCGCGAAAACGCTCATTCTGATCTTCCAGCAACCATTCTTCGCCCACAACTTTATTGGCTTTAATCACCAAACGGATCACTTTCTCACCGCTCAAACAAGCTAAAAAGAGATTGTTTTTCCATTCACCAATATTTCCCGTATAGAAGGTAATCCCACTCATGGAAACCGATGGATCCCAATAATAAACCGGTTGTTCCGTTCCCGGTTTTTGCTGAATTCCCGCCCCAACTTTTTTGCCACTGTATTCAATTCCGTAGGTGACATCTCCCCAGCCGTAATTTTTTCCGGGTTGAATCAGATTGATTTCATCACCTCCTTTTGGACCCATTTCTGATTCCCAAAGTTGCCCTTTCT
Encoded here:
- a CDS encoding elongation factor G, giving the protein MSANTKNLRNVVLLGHSDSGKTTLIETMLYEGGAIKRRGSVEGQNTVSDNTDLEHEKGKTLFSHQMFVNWRNNKINMIDTPGFDDFIGEVVSSLKVADTAIIVLNAANGVEVGTELVWEYVEKYQTPAIFVINQMDHPKADFEKTLEQAKERFGNKQLPIQYPYNSGPNFNAIIDTLRMVMYEFPADGGKPEKKPIPDSEIDRVNEMHNALVEIAAENEEGLMEKYFEEGYLSEEELAKGITLALAKQQFFPVFVTSGLKDMGSGRLMGFLDDIAPSPAERPARKLENGDEVSYNSDDKTTVFIYKTISEPQVGMISYFKVLSGRLKPGDELVNAENGETERISQLFVAEGKDRIPVDELVAGDLGVTVKLKFARSNHTLNTKGVNRKVRPMEFPESRIRKAIYTDAAADMEKLVTALHKIQEEDPTLKVEQSAELKQTILHGQGQLHLDLVKERLQDDFGVKMNFAEPKISYRETITGKADADYRHKKQSGGNGQFGEIHMRVENFYDGMDEPTGFNIRQKEIEDLPWGGKLAFYWCIVGGTIDNRYIGAIKKGIMQQMNEGPLTGSRSQNIRVIIYDGKMHSVDSNDISFQLAAAGAFKQAFHQANPQLLEPMYSVEILCPDEDTGDVMGDLQTRRAVISGMDSEGHYQKILAEVPLAELHDYGSTLRSITGGRAKFTMKFSEYQLVPPNVQQNLIKKHSQLEEA
- a CDS encoding DUF6646 family protein yields the protein MKKMFLAVLTAVFGMANAQTDAFRGAGDTRYQIGMNIQDGGTGVMTSLDYGLGESFSIGAQAGYLLGAKEADGFSKPSFGDRFDIKARFNANLGGVLGLPQNIDVYPGLNLGLKNFGGHVGARLFFDKGFGVFAEAQFPFAKYNDKDKVYKNLNNQFQMNVGVSFDLSKK